A window from Hemibagrus wyckioides isolate EC202008001 linkage group LG19, SWU_Hwy_1.0, whole genome shotgun sequence encodes these proteins:
- the LOC131370234 gene encoding salivary glue protein Sgs-4-like — MATKPIARDTRPITKATNPPARDTRPIARDTRPIARDTNPSAMATKPITRDSKPPARATNATAMATEPTTRTTKPPARANKWPNEATNHTTRVTKLSVRTTKPPARPSKPTLKLYHQS, encoded by the coding sequence ATGGCTACCAAGCCCATCGCCAGGGACACCAGGCCCATCACCAAGGCCACCAATCCCCCTGCCAGGGACACCAGGCCCATCGCCAGGGACACCAGACCTATCGCCAGGGACACCAATCCCTCTGCCATGGCTACCAAACCCATCACCAGGGACAGCAAGCCCCCTGCAAGGGCCACCAATGCCACCGCCATGGCCACTGAGCCCACCACCAGGACCACCAAGCCCCCTGCAAGGGCCAACAAGTGGCCCAACGAGGCCACCAATCACACCACCAGAGTCACCAAGCTCTCAGTGAGGACCACCAAACCCCCAGCTAGACCCAGCAAGCCTACACTGAAGCTGTACCATCAAAGCTAG